GTCTGTTTATAGTGTCAACACGAATGACAAGCACTGTGTAATATTTATATCTACACTGTCaagcagtttctgtttctgtacagCATAGTCCAACATTTAAACGGTTAGGAACTCATTTGAACTCATGTTTTCTTATGTTGGAAATCACCTCCAATCAATCTAACGTGGACAATGGCCAGTTCAAGCTTCTTATCTCAAAGTTAACCATGGGTAATAACTTAAAGAAGCACTCAGCTGCTTTAGTACTGCTCTTCCGAACAGTTTTGAGAGACAAATAAACCAAAGAGTGGTTCAGATCAGAGCAGCATAAGTCGGGGTATGGTGGACTAAGCAAGCtccaaaaatgataaaatcaaaaTCTTATTGGTACTGAAAGGAAAAGtttgtctttgggttttgggcttctggttggacaaaacaagatatttgGAGAAGGTACTTTAGCCTCTTGTAAATAGGCTTTGTTTACTCTCAGGTAAATAGGAAGTCACATTAAGGTAAATAATAATTGTTGGATGagtcaataatgaaaacagtcattagCAGCCATTATTGTTGCTATGTACAAAGTAGACAGAGagcctttttctgtttcaaggTTCTTGATGGTTGAAAGCTTAATTCTCAAGACAACATCAATGCACCTGACACGACTTCTCCAAGTCTCAGTCTGACCACTTCTGGAGGAAAACAACACCTTCCAGTAAAGCACATGtgtaaataataacatttaacaaTTAAATTAGTGATGGTTGAATTCTTTTGAGCTGCCTCCTACATTGTTGGGGTCCTGGTGCAGTTCATGCAGGCCCTCTTTCACACTGCCATGGTGTGGCCATTTAGTGGTGGACACTATCAAAAGGAAATGtagactttttaaaatgcaatagCGATATAATGCACGCGAAACCATATCGTGACTGATGGTCTTTCACTATTTGTTTCTGTAATATCTGGTAACAAGATGCAAATTTATAATTTCTCTtggtatatttttttatatggGAGCACATAGCAACCAGTGGTTTGCCCATAGCAACAGTAGTCCTCCTCCAACATAATACATTTCACACATTGGGTAAAATAGACTTCTTTTCCTGTAAATTTCTTGCAGTCGTGACAGTCTGTGTTATGCCAGTATTTGCCTTCCATGTGTGACCCTTTCTTTGGCAGGCGTCTACTTCACACCTGTTAGTTGGCAAACACTTTGGTCCTAATTATGCTTTTATTTAGTGGTTTATTAGCAACATTGTCCTGGAAATGTTAAGCCCAGTCTACACTACATTATACTCTGTATATTAAAAGCACATAGACAGAGTTATACTGACAGTTGTGGTCACACAGGTGTTTAGTGTAGGTTGCTGGGAAACTTGTATTCAGCCTAGACGTGAGACCTTTTCTTCACCTTTGTGTactcttgtgtgtttgtgtgagcagaTGACTGCCCAGGAGGTGCGTCTGTGTGGTCTCCTGCTGCGGGAGCACTTTGGAGAAGTGGTGGAGAAAGTGGGAACACACCTGCTCAGAAGTGGAGCACAGAATTTAAGAACCCTCATTCATGAGACTGGCATCTCATTGGACCTGGTACCACTCCTACACTTACTGTCACCAGGCTCCTACTGTCTCTACTTCACACCATAAAAATATCATTACACATTATATCTTTAGCAGTATATACCCTACGTCTCAACATTTTTGAGCAGAGTTAACAGTCCAGCCTTTGTGATTACATTGGTGGACATTCAAGCCATTGTAGGCATAatgttcagtgtgtttacatACAATAATTATTCCACACTTGCAGCAAATTATGCAGTAGTTTTTGCATCATCAGTTTAAAGGCAGAACTCAGTGTCTGTTCAAGAAGCCTGATTACATGGCCACATATAGCCTTAGCTGtgattttgaaataataataaaaaaaataccagtttttatatgttttcttCTTACTTGTTTCCCCTCCCCTTTTTTGTCTGCGTTGTAGGTTAAGAAGTccctgtgtgtgcttgtgcagcACGGGGCTTGTGTGTTCACCTCAGGCCGTAGAGGACCTGGGAGCCCCACAGAATATCGGGCCAGCTGTGATTGGATTCTGAGAATTCTGCGATACCCACGCTACATCTACACAGCCAAAACCCTGTACGGTGACACCGGAGAGCTAATCATAGAGGAGTTACTGCAGAGAGGTGAAATGACCATGAGCAGTACGGTTAAGACAGTCGCTGACCGGCTCACACAGAACATGGAGGGTCAgtatatctgtctgtctcagtcaCCCACGTTCatacactgatggcagaggctGCCAGATACCTGCTTGCTCATCAGGTGTGATTCAGTGCTTCCTATCCAAAACGCTCAATGATTTTTCTTTGCCATTCACCCACTCACACAGTGATGGAACAGCCATTTTGGGGCaaatttggggttcagtatcGTACCCAAGGACGCTTGGAGATGTATCCGGAGCTGGGGATCAAACCATCGACTTTCCATATAAAGCTTTAATGTTGCCTGCAGATTTGTGAAGAAGTGCTTTGATTTGGGTTTAccctctcactcctctcttGGCTCAGAATCCATATTTGGTCAAAAGCCTGCCGTGGAAAGCAGGCAGGACCACCTAACACCTGTCAGTCACGCAAAGATGCTCCGAAATACAAACTACTGCAGCAGTTTTCTCTCGTCTTTCCTGTTGCTCTAGATGGCTGCAGCATGGATTACAGTGAAGTGTCTTCTGCCTTCGCCAAACTGGTGGAGACCCATTTTCTTCAGCGCTGCCCTCCAATGACAGGAGCAGGAACAGCAGACAGTGGCACTCCAGCTGCCCCTGCTACCCCTGCTATCCCCGCTACCCCCAGTACTCCTGCTAGCACTGCCTTGCCCACACCAGAGAGCTTCCCGGACTGTTACAGGGTTCCTCATGTGACACTCATAGGGAAAGGCAAGCGGCGACTGTCCAGTGAGGATGGAGAGGACCAAAGGAatgcaaagaaagcaaaaacagaatcaGAGGTGGGCGTTTGGTTAGTTACACTTTAAACACATTTGGAGAACTTTTAAAACTTCAGTTATCTAATTTCCCTGTCCTTTAAGTACATTGTGTTTCTTATCTTTTTGGTGACCTCTCCATTTGCATGTTTCTTACGCTCAGACACACGGGGATGAAGGGATTTACTGGCAGGTGAATTTTGAGAGGTTCCATCTCCACTTCAGAGACCAGGCCATCATCAGTGCTGTAGCCAATAAGCTGGACCAGGTCAGGTTTACACATGGATGCTTCAAttacattgtttaaaaaatagtCACTTACACTTACTGACTTTCTTCCTTCAGTTATATAAGAATATTGTCATGTTATATGTAGCAGTCAGcaactggttagcttagcttagcataaagactggaaacagggggaaacatTTGCTGTACAGGTGGTATCAATTCTTGTCCCTTGCCTAGCAAGATAGCACCAGTTATTATTATGGTTATTTCTGATTTTAACTATTGTCTTTCTGAATAATTTTGTCTTAATATCTCAGACTAGCAGTGAGATTGTgaggacgatgctgaggatgagTGAGGTTACGACCTCTCCCACAGCCACCTGCACAAAGCCCCTCTCAGCCAATGAGATCTTCAGGTCCCTCCCAAGTAGTTACAACATTGCAAGACCCATCTTAGACCAGTACCTCACGCTACTGGTTGATGACCCGGTATGAGCAGCTTGAGCCACTGGTTACCTTTTTCTAATCTTTTCTTCTCAcaagatttttctttaaaggtgcttgtctttcttttcctagATGGAGTTTGTGGGCAAGGCTGGTGAAAGTGGAGGAGGGATGTACGTTGTCagtatcctttttttttttctttaagaggGTCCTTGTAGAGGAACCGAACCAGCACGCTGTTTTTgtgcaatttaatttaatgaaacaCCAAGCATGGATGCTTTTCTTAATTCACCTCTCAGATCTACACAGAGCACTGGCAAATCTGGCTCGTGCCACACTTGAGTCTGTAGTACAGGAAAGGTAAGTGAGGGAGTTTTGAAATTGTGCAAACATGCAATTGTCTGATTTAATTAGTTTTAATCTGTCATCAGATTTGGATCCCGATCAGCACGCATCTTTCGTCTGCTGCTAAGGAAACGTCACCTGGAGCAGAAGCAGGTGGAGGATTTTGCCATGATTCCAGCCAAAGAGGCAAAAGACATGCTCTACACACTGCTTTCACAGAATCTGGTCCAGCTACAGGTACATGCATCACATGTGAAGATGGTCTCACAAATCTTCTCTTAGCATCTGTGTGTTCTTACTAAACTATTACCCAACTCTGTATTTTTAAGAAGAACTTTAGAAGTCGTCTTCCCTTCTAGCTGCTGCCAGACATGATTTGtaactttgacaaaaataaGAGGACATGCTGAACGCTGTGATGGATTTAAATATACAAAAGCAAGTTTCGAATCTCTTCAGGCCAATTTTCTGAGTGAGTGACTGCCTGGAAAGTAGAATTTAtcccaaaaaaacccaaatctCATCCAAAAACCTGCTTTGAAAATTATTTGGCATACGTTTTGAAGATGCACTGATTGAATGAGATATTTTTACAACTAGATATACAAAGCATCCCAGGCTTCTCTGTGGACAATGACACAGGAATATTTTGATAAAAGTGACTATTTTGCAGTTTCACTGACATGTTGAAAATTTAAACAAGGACACCCAGACTGTTTGAGTCATCAGTTTGAGGGAGCAGCATTAGTTCTTGTTCTTTAATCTACCGACTCAGTCTCTCTGaacagacatatttttttttaaacaggaagtgCCAAAGACTCCTGACTATGCACCCTCTCGTACCTTCTATCTTTACACTGTCAACCAGCTCCAGACTGCAAGAATGCTGCTTCAGAACTGCTACAAGGTAAAACAATGAACATGCTGTAAAAAAATTACTTCTAATTCTAATAACATGACTTTTTCCTGATTTTGCCCCCTCTAATGTCTAatgtttctgaacatttttctctgcagacGGAGGCAAACCTCATAGAGCGACGCCTGTTTGAGACCAAAGAGAGCAAGTAAGTTCATCGTAACCGCCTGCCCCCGTGTTTGCtgcatcactctctctctgtccttgcCAGGCAGATAATTTCACATGATCAGCTTTCAAAGTTGTCTTACTCGCACACTGTATCACAGATATGTGGCTGATTGGTTTTCTGCTCGCCTGACAGGCGTCTGCTGGAGAAATCCCAGCGAATTGAGGCCATTCTGGCATCTCTGCAGGCCAGTGGGGCTGAGCCTGAGCAGCTGACGGAGGTCGAGGAGATGATCACTGCCCCTGAAAAGCAACAGCTGGAGGCCTTACGGCTTCACATTAACAAGTAGGAGCACAATGCTAAACTACAGCTCCATTTTCCGCAGGTTTCTCCACTTGGTGTCGTGTCTGTTGGTGTTACTATCCTCACTATTGTTCTTTTCCCTTCCAGGTTAGATTCAGCAGAGAACCAGGTAGATGAAACCATCTTTATACTAGAATCGTACATCAACTCCACTGTCACAAGTTAGGAGTCTGTGTGACAGCTCAATCACAGTGCTTTTGCTGTGCCTTTTTGTGTAAGAATGCTCAAGTGTGGCTGTTTTTATAGTTTATAAGATTGgattgtttcagttttgagtTAGATAAAATCTGAATAGATTTTTTAGCTTGTTATTGAATATATCAGCAAGCAGGAACTGAATAAACTGAGCACAAGAATACTTCTTTACAACAGTTTTAATTTCAATAaagaacaaacataaaactgtaaGACAAACACAGGACAAAGTGTTGATTTGAAATGTAAAACCATGGATAAGTCTGTATATTAAATAGAAGAACTGTGGTTTAAtacactttgtgttttccttaaaataagaaaaagatcATTTACATAAGTGCTCCCGACCCTGGAAATAGCGGGTAGTGCATTTCTGTTGGACCCTCAAATGCTCTCTTTGGTCCTGGAGGTCCCTGTTGTGTATGATTGTCCAGTCCAAACCCAGGGCCATCTGTGTGCCTGGTATGAGGTGGACTCATGGTAGTCGCTACAGCGAGTGACTGTTGTGATGGCAGCAAAAGCTGGGCTCAGTCCTCATGgttttcatcctctcctctctgtttgcGTGTGAAGAATCCCAACTGAAAAGAAGTGAGGTAGAGATTAATATTCTGTCCATAAAACTTTTGTTCTTCTGAAGAAATATGTGGGTAAGCGTGACATGAAAATACCTTCCATAGTATGAAAATGATAAGGGCCAATAGCAGCAAGCCTCCAATGATGCTACCAATCAGAATCCACAGCGAGATGGGAATGGCTCGGCCTCTTAGCACCTCCAGTACAGTCTACAGAAGAATAGATAAAGTGAGAGATTAGAGTTAGATAAAGTTAAGTTAAAGTAAGAGAAAGTAAATGCTACTCAAAATCCTGCTGCTGTCTTCTTACCTCCCTCCAGACTGTTTCTGTGCCCAGAGTGATGAGGTTAGTCTCCTGAGCTGCGAGGCGGTAGGCACCTATTATCCTGACTGACTTATATTTGGcctacaaaaacagaaatgggtTATTACCAGTGTTTGAGTcacaggacagaaagaaaatggtCTGAAATAAGAATCTGCgtgctgttgtgtgtctcaCTTTTCTGAAAAAATCATCATGAACTCTGCGGCTGACACGAATGACGGCAGCCTGCCCTTTTAGAAGCTGCTGGACCTCGCAGACGACTTCCGTGCACCATGACCTGCTACAGTtctacacacataaaaacagcagcattttaacatgTACGCCAGTGCTGTGCAGTATTCAGTGGCTGCGGTGCCTTCAGGGGTCTTACCAGTATGTCATTCTGCATCATGTCTTCAGGATGAAGGGCGCGTACGTCTCTCTGTCTGGCCTTCAGCTGGGCCAGATCACTCAGCACACTGCAGTTCACCCCTGTGGCCTATAGGGCAATTTAAATATGTCAGATACGATctaaaagagagacagaaacactcacGAGGCAGCACTACTCACGTTGTATGAAAAGACATCAGTGACAGTCATGAAGACTCTGTCTCCTGCGGCCACAGAGGGCAGATGCAGCCTGAGCTCCAGATTACTCACAGAGTAACAGCCGAGGTTCTGCAGCTACGGACACAAACAAAAGTGCTCTAATTTTCCCTTGTCTTGTTTTTTAGTGCAGTGATgactcatttttttgttgtttactggGAACTTTACAACAAATTGATGCCCTGGGTTTGTAAAATTAGCATGTGGGTCATAGCTTTACCCTGAGGTGTGTGTAGAACTCTGGTCCGATTGCCTCCGACACTGTTCGAGTGGGGTGGACCTCATATCGGTTCAAATTAGAgtcactgcacattaaaaaaaaaaaaaaacagaaaaaagcacacaaatacgtaaacataaacatatttaacagataaatatatttaaagtagCTAAAATATCTGATTGTAGAATAATACATAAAGTATCCTGTGTGCGAACATACCTGCTTATAAACAAGTCTGGTTCATACTGaacaaaactctgcagctgaACGCTGTTGTCCCCCATAGTGTCATCTCGCTCCACACTGTCACTGTAAAAGAACCAGAGTGTTTTGTCAAGTGCACTTTAAGTCTCTTGCTGTGGAAAAATCCTAAAtaatcttttgtttatttgcgtTTCGGGAATTCATGAACTGAGAGCTACCTGGCAGCGTTTAGCTTCATCTGAACTCGACTATGTAGAGATGTGCAGCTGAACTCAAATTCCAACATGAAGTTAACCTgcaagcaaacaacaacaaaaaaagagaacaggcttctgaaatgacacatttcacCTGGAGGAAGTGAAGCATGAGTGGGCTGACTTGAGAGAGTGATACAGCTATTTCCTCGGCACAGACGTACTTTTGACTGGGAGCGAAATACGGGATAGCTGACGTTACATGAGTGGCTGTTGGCACCAAGTGCTGTACACTCAATCTTGAAGTGGGCATCCTCctacatgaaaagaaaagaaagtgagaaacagAATTTGTGCTTtagcttgtctgtctgtgtaaatGTTTAGGGTGAGATGTAGGTGAGTTACACGTGCTGCATGAgttaagtgtatgtgtgtggtttacCCGAATGCTGAGGCTAGAGAAGTGCAGGTTGCGTGAATAGTGCAGCGTCAGGCTGGTGTTGTAGGCGTTTTCCAGTCTGTTCTCAAGCTGCACCTCCACCGCCAGACGCCTACGAGGGCTGCGAATCACATAAGGCTTCTGTCTGCGgagaaaacacaatgaaaactcACTGAAATTCTGATTTTTATCAACTTcatgtggaaagaaaagagaacagaggatTATCTTAAATCTGTACCTTGTCCCAGAGATGTCCATTTGAGCCTGCAGCACTAGGTCTGTTGTACACACATCATCCTCACCGCAGTCCTTAAAGAACTGGATCTGAACAGAACAGCATGTTTGATGGAGAAAAGACAAGGGAATACGatgcagtaaaaacacagaaaaatcagtCATTGTTGTGCCACTCACAGATTTCTTGACACTTGTTGGCCAGCCTTCATCCAACACTGGACCGCTCTCTGTATTGTTGATCTTAAACCGCAGTGAGAAGCTAATTGGACGGATGTAATCTGCTGTGTCCTGTGATAAAGAGAGTAAAGAAACCTGGTGTCTCACTTTGACCTGCTGCACGCGTTAATGCCTGATGTTTTAGTGTCAGCCTTGTGGTTCATGTGTGTACCaacactcacatagacatggAAGGGCAGTTTGTAGCAGACAGTTTGTCCTGTATGAACCCGCACTGCCAGCTGGGTCTGTCGGTGGGAGCTGTCATCAAATAGTGCCCTCGCAGACAACTTCCTGTCATCCAACATGGCCGATACCCACAGGTCTGAGGAGGGAGAAGGCAGTCACGACAGATGGTGAGTGTGGGAGAATTCCCATCGTAGTCATTGGCGAGTTTAGCCAATTCAGAACACTGTGCAGTGATGGTTACAGGGATTGGAGAAGACAAGCCTGTGAATTCCGGATtaataaaaaaactaaagtATTATACCAaagctgttgctgtgttgcCCAGGGGAGCGGGAGACAGTTGTGAAGCAAGCGGTGGCATTGAGGCAGGCTGATTCTCTGCCACCCCTCTGGCAGGTCTTCTGAATGACGTTGATGGAGTGCGGCTGGAAGGACAGACTCACATTGATCTGGACTATGCTTCGAGAGCTGAGGACGGGGGGAGAGTGGAGGATAAAAACTGGATTTAACTTCTAACTATGTGACACCACAGAAATGTAGAAGCCagtagatgatgatgatgaatctACATATGGAATTAAATACggatatttgatttgatgtgatttattttctttaatgtggGAACTAGCTAGCTATAGtcaatgcattttatttgttgattcAGTGATGGTCTAAAACAAGAATTGTTGTGGCAATGCACCTCTTTGCCTTTACCCACCTGAGCAGCACAGCGCTGCCCTGCGCTCCCACTGCCAAGTCTATAAGCTCATCTCCATCCAAGTCCAACCGAGCACTCACACTGCGGCCAAAATACTGCAGGGAGGGGGAAATCGACGACCCTGGAATGCGctaagaggaaacaaaaacagaaatgattttgaATCCTCAAATACACCAGTGACAATGTGACTGTAGGCAAAAGGCATGTACCTGCTTATAACTGTGGATGATGTAAATGCCGTCTCCGTGGTAGACATAGATGGCGCCCCTGTGTTCGTCCTCCAGCGGGGCTCCCACCAGCAGGTCAGTGAAGCCATCGTGGTTGAGGTCTGGGGCGGCTGCCAACGTATAACCAAACCTGGCATCCTGGGATTTTTCCTCGGACTTCAGAGTGCCATTAGATACAAACACCTCCTCctgggagaaaagaaagaggaggggaacaAGATAGATTGAAGGGGATTAGAAAAATAGATGCTATTGTCAGCCTTTTGAGAAAATAGCAATGGAAGCCTAACAAGGATTTGAGAAATGTTGTGTATTCTCATAACTAAGAATTATCAGTGCCACAGATGTCTTACCCCGCTGAGGGTGTAGATGTAGACTCTGCCGGCCTCCTTGTTTCCTGAGCCAAGGTACATTGGAGCTGCAACCAGAAGGACGTCAGTGATGCCATCTTGGTCGATGTCCAGCCCGCACACCTCACTGCCATAGTAAGATCCAATCTACAGATGGAAACATGCTGTGTCAGCTCACTGCCAGTAGGTGGAGCCCTTGCTCTAATCTCGATAAAATGACATTCctgctgttctgttctctgctgcaaataaataaataaaggtgaccaaacagagaagagagactCATGAAGGGAGTTTTACCTGTTCTCCATTGAGGGCCTGTACGATGTTGACGTCGCCTTCATCACTGAGCTCAAACAGGATGactttgcctttgtgtttgaaCCGAGGAGCCCCAGCTACATACAGCCTCCTCCAGTCACCAACTATCACTGACGACACAGTGTAACCtgcaaacatacataaacacacatcgTCCATCACTGTCACATTGTTGATCttatatttttgtcagtgtttgcaatcccagtcttttgttgcctcTGTCCCtatgtgtttgaaatgtgttgcattaAAAATATCATACTGTTTCAATATATTAATTTGAGTATATATATCAAAAAGAATTATCAAATTATagcattcagttttatttatgtagtcTTGGAGTTGGGGTAGTATAACTCAACCAACTCGTAGGTGAGGGGAGGTGATATGGAGACCACAACTTATTTTTGTGCCTGGGTCCAATTCTGGGCTAATTTAGTCCTGCAGCCCTAAGTACCTCGAGTCTGGACCTCCCAGAAGACAGACCTCTAATATCAGTTCAAGCCATAACCACACAATAATCTCTGTGTAAAACTACAAATATGATCCTTTTGGCATTGCTGTTCAATGGTGTTATATATGGGTACCTAAATAAGCAGCGTGATTTTTGAGCTCCAGTGGAAATTCGCTTTCAAAAGCCTCTCTGGGTGGCATGATGCGTCCATTGGCTCCTTCCTTCAACACTCCACCATCCCAGTCATACGCACCCACCATCCCGAACAGAATGCCATCCTGAAGAGTGAAGAAGCAAATGGATGAGGCATAAAGAGGCAAAACACATGCACTTGACACAAAGGAAGAAGAACAGCTGACTTACATCCAGAGTGTGGGTGGAGAACCCGATCTGAGACATCTCCATGTGGAACGAGCTCTCATTGTATCCCAGCGTGCCTACcagtggacacaaacagcaAGTCAGTCTTCTCCTTCGTGCGGTTTCAcatctcctcccttccttcctctccctctcaggACCTGATCTAGATGGCATCATCAGCACCCTCACTCACCATGAACACCACAGGTGGCAGACATGCCTCaccctttcctttcctcctgtACCTTCCTCTCTGATTTCCCTAAACATTTAAGGGGTGCCATTGCTTTTCAGCAGCTTTCTTCTCATGTTTCTGCAACTACTGTGATAGCTGTGCACCCCCTCtatcttcttttcctttcttgctttctctgtttattttcacacatggaCTCAATCCTgcttcactttcttctttcagtCTTAAATATCTTTCTCCACTTCTGTGAGGAATGGAatataatcaaaataatttgattaatCTGACAGTGTATTCTATTTATATAGGCAAGGGAATACTGTTTTTCTATATATAAGAATTAAAGatcaacttgtaaaatatgaccAGAATTCAAAGCTAGCTCCAAAAAATACATGAGGCAGCATATCACCAGTGTAACTGCTCAAACTCACGTACACAGACGTACAAAGTGTTAATGTGGGACAGGGCTGGCCGGGGTTAGCCAGTTAGCACTGTTAACATGTTTATAatgtttgttaaatattttctcaCCTATAATCTAAACCTATGGCCATACCTTACAAATTGCACCTTCCATGAGGTGATTTTAAATACAACTAACTAAATTAGCTATTGTTACTGCATTGTTGATTTACTGTTTATTATAAATCAAATAATTGATAGAGATTATGTGTTCTCTAAGAGATAAATCACATAATATGACAAACTAAagcttttaaaattttaaaatgaacccGCTTGACAATCTGACAATCAGGCATCCTTGGTGTCAATCATTCCAGACTGCTGCTTCATCTCTCTTTATGTAAACAGTGAATTTTTCATTAATCAACAAACCCTCCAAAGTGAAGATGCGATCTCCCAGGGCATCCACGATGTCATTGAGTGCAGCTTCATCGGTCACATTGAAGAAGTATTTGTCGTCAGGGTCGCTGGCAATATATTTGATCTCATTAATGAATGTCTCAGGGTCCTGCTGTCGGCGGATGTAATGACCAAGAACCTGGAGGCCAGcgtgacagagagagatggaggggaaaaacatgaaaagtatGGAAAATGAATAACCAGATAACACTAGCCCACTAAAACATTGTTGGATTAAGCTGGATGCAGGAAAAGGAGGTGAAGGCAAGAAAAACAGAGTATAAACAGACTTTTTGGCATGAATCAGAGGAATTACTTCTCCATGTTTCTGAGGGACGGTGAagatagaaagagagatgaaacaaAGTTCTCGGTGCATCTTCCAGCACTTTGCAGCTGAATCAGGTGCTGCTCAGTTTAAGGATGGACACGTCCAAGGGAAAAGGGACCAGAGACAAACATTTCAGCACTGTCTATCACTGTGTTAATCAAATTTGACCAGTAAGAACTAAGTAGTCCTTTAAACTGAGAAAATTGTCCTACTTCTTAAGCTAAATAAACTAATTTAAACTCTTTCTGGATTAGTTAAAAAATGCACTGTCACAAAGCTAAAAACGGGGCTGTTCTCACTGACTGGAACTGCAGGACTGaactgtgaataaaatgaacatgAGCACAGTTCACAGCCCATGTGATTTACTAGCAATTAAGCAATACCAAAAGACAACACACTGACTGGAAGACATAAGAACAGAGGAAATGGTAGCCGCCAGAGATTTGTAAATGAGGTGCACAGGTCTAGCTGTGAGGTGAAGAGATGACTGATGAGGAAGATGTACCATAGCAGAAGTGGCCTATGGCCAAATGCCTGAAGTACAAATGAGAAAATTCCATAAGAGAAACCAAACCCAAGAATCTCCCCTTGTGACTCCAGCTGCCAAGAAAACTAAGGAAATCCTCTTCTTTCAAAGGGTAGGGGATGTAGAGTGTAACATGAAGAGAGACTACATATAAATATGTACACTGAGATCTTATAAATGCTGAGAAATTCCACTCAACCTGCCGAGTACATAGTCAtgaacagagaagaagacagaaaaaaaaaagtcctgttaaaatataaatttcaaGATTTAAAGCATTTGGAAACACAATAGTGTTTGAATAAATGGATTAagcgtacacacacatgcttgcaaACAACTGCTTGCCGACCAACAAACACACTTCCAATCCCTGACCCTCCCTGATGTTTAAAACACACTCTGCGACCGAGCTCTTGTTTTGAAAGCCCTGCTGTCCCCTGTGAGCCATTTTGCAGCAGCAAAGAGAACGACATCAAAACATGGCTGCTGTTACAAGCAGCACTTACCTGTCATCACTCTGACATTTTAGGCAAACACTCAACCACGCAGCCCACCCCAGGCTCGCTTGTTTTCTTTATCCT
This sequence is a window from Scatophagus argus isolate fScaArg1 chromosome 9, fScaArg1.pri, whole genome shotgun sequence. Protein-coding genes within it:
- the polr3c gene encoding DNA-directed RNA polymerase III subunit RPC3 isoform X2, which encodes MTAQEVRLCGLLLREHFGEVVEKVGTHLLRSGAQNLRTLIHETGISLDLVKKSLCVLVQHGACVFTSGRRGPGSPTEYRASCDWILRILRYPRYIYTAKTLYGDTGELIIEELLQRGEMTMSSTVKTVADRLTQNMEDGCSMDYSEVSSAFAKLVETHFLQRCPPMTGAGTADSGTPAAPATPAIPATPSTPASTALPTPESFPDCYRVPHVTLIGKGKRRLSSEDGEDQRNAKKAKTESETSSEIVRTMLRMSEVTTSPTATCTKPLSANEIFRSLPSSYNIARPILDQYLTLLVDDPMEFVGKAGESGGGMYVVNLHRALANLARATLESVVQERFGSRSARIFRLLLRKRHLEQKQVEDFAMIPAKEAKDMLYTLLSQNLVQLQEVPKTPDYAPSRTFYLYTVNQLQTARMLLQNCYKTEANLIERRLFETKESKRLLEKSQRIEAILASLQASGAEPEQLTEVEEMITAPEKQQLEALRLHINKLDSAENQVDETIFILESYINSTVTS
- the polr3c gene encoding DNA-directed RNA polymerase III subunit RPC3 isoform X1; the protein is MTAQEVRLCGLLLREHFGEVVEKVGTHLLRSGAQNLRTLIHETGISLDLVKKSLCVLVQHGACVFTSGRRGPGSPTEYRASCDWILRILRYPRYIYTAKTLYGDTGELIIEELLQRGEMTMSSTVKTVADRLTQNMEDGCSMDYSEVSSAFAKLVETHFLQRCPPMTGAGTADSGTPAAPATPAIPATPSTPASTALPTPESFPDCYRVPHVTLIGKGKRRLSSEDGEDQRNAKKAKTESETHGDEGIYWQVNFERFHLHFRDQAIISAVANKLDQTSSEIVRTMLRMSEVTTSPTATCTKPLSANEIFRSLPSSYNIARPILDQYLTLLVDDPMEFVGKAGESGGGMYVVNLHRALANLARATLESVVQERFGSRSARIFRLLLRKRHLEQKQVEDFAMIPAKEAKDMLYTLLSQNLVQLQEVPKTPDYAPSRTFYLYTVNQLQTARMLLQNCYKTEANLIERRLFETKESKRLLEKSQRIEAILASLQASGAEPEQLTEVEEMITAPEKQQLEALRLHINKLDSAENQVDETIFILESYINSTVTS